One Sebastes umbrosus isolate fSebUmb1 chromosome 6, fSebUmb1.pri, whole genome shotgun sequence DNA window includes the following coding sequences:
- the si:ch211-210c8.6 gene encoding uncharacterized protein si:ch211-210c8.6 encodes MINSDQIPELLAALQDLIMGSTVVKCAATDLGLQWAGWALAAAFKTEKFYDLAGSGTFILLAHLSRIWGGASHVRQNVQTGLVTAWGLRLGTFLFMRILKDGHDRRFNNVRDSPGTFFIYWTVQAMWVFMTLLPTLMLNSEKRDLPLGTRDYIGWTVWGLGFATEAIADQQKWLFKRDPDNAGKFIQSGLWAYSRHPNYFGEILQWSGLWLSASSVMEGSQYLSVVSPLFVWFLLRHVSGIPILEKQAMKKWGSDPGFQDYIKNTPLLWPWPKF; translated from the exons ATGATAAACTCCGACCAGATCCCGGAGCTGCTCGCCGCCCTGCAGGACCTGATCATGGGGAGCACTGTGGTGAAATGTGCCGCCACCGACCTGGGCCTCCAGTGGGCCGGCTGGGCTCTGGCTGCTGCCTTCAAGACCGAGAAGTTTTATGATTTAGCAG GATCTGGCACATTTATACTACTTGCCCACCTGAGTCGTATCTGGGGAGGAGCCAGTCATGTACGCCAGAATGTGCAGACTGGGTTGGTGACAGCATGGGGACTCAG GCTGGGGACATTCCTCTTCATGCGGATCTTGAAGGACGGTCATGATCGCAGGTTCAACAATGTCAGAGACAGCCCAGGGACGTTCTTTATATACTGGACTGTTCAAG CCATGTGGGTATTTATGACCCTCCTGCCCACCCTCATGCTGAATAGCGAGAAGCGAGATTTGCCTCTTGGAACGAGGGACTACATCGGCTGGACTGTATGGGGCCTCGGCTTCGCCACCGAAGCTATTGCTGACCAGCAGAAATGGCTTTTCAAGCGCGACCCAGATAATGCT GGGAAATTCATCCAGAGTGGACTATGGGCTTACAGCAGACATCCAAACTATTTTGGAGAGATCCTGCAGTGGTCGGGTCTCTGGCTCTCAGCCTCGTCAGTGATGGAGGGTTCCCAGTACCTGAGTGTGGTGTCGCCGCTCTTCGTCTGGTTCCTGCTACGTCACGTCAGCGGCATCCCCATCCTGGAGAAGCAGGCCATGAAGAAGTGGGGATCTGACCCGGGCTTCCAGGACTACATCAAGAACACTCCTCTTCTCTGGCCATGGCCGAAATTTTGA
- the bin2a gene encoding bridging integrator 2a isoform X1: protein MADSTSPKGSSGDFAKKVQRQLSRSKEKVLQRLGKTVETRDDHFEHDLQQFNDQQTDGNRIYKDLRNYINAIRDMREASRRLSQSLFDAYETDWAGEEDLGAIVEGEDLLWNDLEVKLLDQAVHTMESYVSQFPDVREKVAKRGRKLVDYDSSLHHLEALQTAKKRDDVKINKAEEEMNAAKSVYEGINTELKEELPVLFESRVGCFVTVFSAVSNLREIFYKEMNTLNLDLQNVIKELQAQHPDKVFALKGMQRYGSLKRRTLMSPKTWKASFSDFHRSNSPRPGQRFSFRSPDKPRHSTLSRESSTLEVTPQSPLLENPTSESRDLDAGSSHSESLGSPAPEDAAAGNGLKSGEESNEVEEEEKGVKEEESEPKPPAESDNKGDGEKAPPSESSSELNNSCDDSESLELQLSAADAGPLHIEEREDSPVDTPKPNGLENGEVSGLSSKDLSIPPKRSTEEIEVNSCTRGKMWRQPH, encoded by the exons ATGGCCGACAGCACAAGTCCAAAAGGCAGCTCTGGTGACTTTGCTAAAAAAGTCCAAAGACAGCTGAGCAGAAGCAAAGAAAAG GTGCTGCAAAGGCTTGGGAAGACAGTGGAGACCAGAGATGACCACTTTGAACATGATCTCCAACAGTTTAATGACCAGCAG aCTGATGGGAACCGAATATACAAGGACCTGAGGAACTACATTAATGCAATAAGAG ACATGCGTGAAGCTTCGAGACGCCTTTCCCAGTCTCTGTTTGATGCTTATGAAACTGATTGGGCTGGAGAGGAAGATCTGGGAGCCATTGTAGAG GGGGAGGACCTCCTGTGGAATGACTTGGAGGTGAAGCTATTAGACCAGGCCGTACACACCATGGAGTCCTATGTGAGCCAATTCCCAGATGTCAGG GAGAAAGTAGCCAAGAGGGGAAGAAAACTGGTCGACTACGACTCTTCCCTTCACCACCTGGAGGCACTGCAGACTGCTAAGAAGAGGGACGATGTCAAGATAAACAAG GCAGAAGAAGAGATGAACGCTGCCAAAAGTGTCTATGAAGGCATCAACACTGAGTTAAAAGAAGAGCTGCCTGTGCTCTTTGAAAG CCGTGTTGGATGCTTCGTGACAGTCTTCTCAGCTGTGTCAAATTTACGAGAGATCTTCTATAAGGAAATGAACACG CTCAACCTTGATCTACAGAATGTGATAAAGGAGCTGCAGGCTCAGCATCCAGACAAAGTGTTTGCTTTGAAGGGAATGCAACG GTATGGCTCCCTGAAGAGACGAACTCTGATGTCCCCTAAGACCTGGAAAGCTAGCTTCTCTGACTTTCACAGGAGCAATAGTCCTAGACCCGGCCAGAGGTTTAGCTTCAGGTCCCCGGATAAGCCTCGCCACAGCACCCTGTCCAGAGAGAGCAGCACCCTCGAAGTCACCCCGCAATCACCTCTTCTGGAGAACCCCACCTCCGAGTCCAGGGACCTGGACGCAGGGTCGAGCCACAGTGAGAGCCTCGGTTCTCCTGCACCAGAAGATGCTGCGGCTGGAAACGGGCTTAAGTCTGGAGAAGAGAGTaatgaggtggaggaagaggagaagggagtGAAAGAAGAGGAGTCTGAGCCCAAGCCTCCTGCAGAATCTGATAATAAGGGAGACGGTGAGAAAGCTCCGCCGAGCGAAAGCAGCTCTGAACTGAACAACTCCTGTGATGATTCCGAGAGCTTGGAGCTCCAGCTGTCTGCAGCAGACGCCGGCCCTCTGCACattgaagagagagaggacagccCAGTGGACACTCCTAAACCAAACGGACTGGAGAACGGGGAAGTTTCTGGGTTAAGCTCTAAGGACCTGAGCATTCCTCCCAAG AGAAGCACGGAAGAGATTGAAGTCAACAGCTGCACCAGAGGAAAAATGTGGAGACAGCCGCACTGA
- the bin2a gene encoding bridging integrator 2a isoform X2 → MADSTSPKGSSGDFAKKVQRQLSRSKEKVLQRLGKTVETRDDHFEHDLQQFNDQQTDGNRIYKDLRNYINAIRDMREASRRLSQSLFDAYETDWAGEEDLGAIVEGEDLLWNDLEVKLLDQAVHTMESYVSQFPDVREKVAKRGRKLVDYDSSLHHLEALQTAKKRDDVKINKAEEEMNAAKSVYEGINTELKEELPVLFESRVGCFVTVFSAVSNLREIFYKEMNTLNLDLQNVIKELQAQHPDKVFALKGMQRYGSLKRRTLMSPKTWKASFSDFHRSNSPRPGQRFSFRSPDKPRHSTLSRESSTLEVTPQSPLLENPTSESRDLDAGSSHSESLGSPAPEDAAAGNGLKSGEESNEVEEEEKGVKEEESEPKPPAESDNKGDGEKAPPSESSSELNNSCDDSESLELQLSAADAGPLHIEEREDSPVDTPKPNGLENGEVSGLSSKDLSIPPKDAPAEQQASPDSKSTDV, encoded by the exons ATGGCCGACAGCACAAGTCCAAAAGGCAGCTCTGGTGACTTTGCTAAAAAAGTCCAAAGACAGCTGAGCAGAAGCAAAGAAAAG GTGCTGCAAAGGCTTGGGAAGACAGTGGAGACCAGAGATGACCACTTTGAACATGATCTCCAACAGTTTAATGACCAGCAG aCTGATGGGAACCGAATATACAAGGACCTGAGGAACTACATTAATGCAATAAGAG ACATGCGTGAAGCTTCGAGACGCCTTTCCCAGTCTCTGTTTGATGCTTATGAAACTGATTGGGCTGGAGAGGAAGATCTGGGAGCCATTGTAGAG GGGGAGGACCTCCTGTGGAATGACTTGGAGGTGAAGCTATTAGACCAGGCCGTACACACCATGGAGTCCTATGTGAGCCAATTCCCAGATGTCAGG GAGAAAGTAGCCAAGAGGGGAAGAAAACTGGTCGACTACGACTCTTCCCTTCACCACCTGGAGGCACTGCAGACTGCTAAGAAGAGGGACGATGTCAAGATAAACAAG GCAGAAGAAGAGATGAACGCTGCCAAAAGTGTCTATGAAGGCATCAACACTGAGTTAAAAGAAGAGCTGCCTGTGCTCTTTGAAAG CCGTGTTGGATGCTTCGTGACAGTCTTCTCAGCTGTGTCAAATTTACGAGAGATCTTCTATAAGGAAATGAACACG CTCAACCTTGATCTACAGAATGTGATAAAGGAGCTGCAGGCTCAGCATCCAGACAAAGTGTTTGCTTTGAAGGGAATGCAACG GTATGGCTCCCTGAAGAGACGAACTCTGATGTCCCCTAAGACCTGGAAAGCTAGCTTCTCTGACTTTCACAGGAGCAATAGTCCTAGACCCGGCCAGAGGTTTAGCTTCAGGTCCCCGGATAAGCCTCGCCACAGCACCCTGTCCAGAGAGAGCAGCACCCTCGAAGTCACCCCGCAATCACCTCTTCTGGAGAACCCCACCTCCGAGTCCAGGGACCTGGACGCAGGGTCGAGCCACAGTGAGAGCCTCGGTTCTCCTGCACCAGAAGATGCTGCGGCTGGAAACGGGCTTAAGTCTGGAGAAGAGAGTaatgaggtggaggaagaggagaagggagtGAAAGAAGAGGAGTCTGAGCCCAAGCCTCCTGCAGAATCTGATAATAAGGGAGACGGTGAGAAAGCTCCGCCGAGCGAAAGCAGCTCTGAACTGAACAACTCCTGTGATGATTCCGAGAGCTTGGAGCTCCAGCTGTCTGCAGCAGACGCCGGCCCTCTGCACattgaagagagagaggacagccCAGTGGACACTCCTAAACCAAACGGACTGGAGAACGGGGAAGTTTCTGGGTTAAGCTCTAAGGACCTGAGCATTCCTCCCAAG GATGCTCCTGCAGAACAACAGGCATCTCCGGACTCAAAAAGTACAGATGTTTaa